Proteins encoded together in one Octopus bimaculoides isolate UCB-OBI-ISO-001 chromosome 24, ASM119413v2, whole genome shotgun sequence window:
- the LOC106884289 gene encoding membrane-associated progesterone receptor component 1, translated as MASNEEELQSGGDGYTDMFWNIFNEVFSNPLNVILLAISSFLFYKIMTSRQTPRPQHVAEKEIPRMKKKDMTIEELRKYDGTDEDGRVCIAVNGKIFDVTRGKQFYGPGGPYAVFAGRDASRALALFTVKESALKNEYDDLSDLTSAEMSRMQEWEMQFTEKYDIVGKLLRDGEQPTEYTDSEDESSPNGDTDKSSGKDGDSSLHKDDTKSQ; from the coding sequence ATGGCGAGTAACGAAGAAGAACTACAGAGTGGAGGAGATGGTTACACAGACATGTTTtggaatatattcaatgaagtATTTTCTAACCCTTTAAACGTTATCCTTCTGGCTATTAGTAGTTTCCTGTTTTATAAGATAATGACCAGCAGACAGACTCCACGCCCGCAACATGTTGCTGAAAAGGAAATACCTcgcatgaaaaagaaagacatgaCGATCGAAGAACTCAGGAAGTACGATGGCACTGACGAAGACGGTCGGGTTTGTATAGCTGTCAACGGTAAAATATTTGATGTTACCCGTGGTAAACAGTTCTATGGACCCGGCGGTCCGTACGCGGTCTTCGCTGGCCGCGATGCTTCGCGGGCCCTGGCTTTGTTTACTGTGAAGGAATCGGCGCTAAAAAACGAATATGACGACCTCAGTGACTTGACATCGGCCGAAATGAGTCGCATGCAAGAATGGGAAATGCAATTTACGGAAAAATATGACATTGTTGGTAAGTTATTAAGGGACGGTGAACAACCTACGGAATATACAGATTCTGAGGATGAATCGAGTCCGAACGGAGACACTGACAAAAGCAGCGGGAAAGATGGTGACTCTTCGCTTCATAAAGATGACACGaaaagccaataa
- the LOC106884287 gene encoding TAF5-like RNA polymerase II p300/CBP-associated factor-associated factor 65 kDa subunit 5L gives MSVEWNSFDFLQYLKMKRIKNEQIQMSMSNYLKRRQYPESSIPGKRNHQYIQEPSELVSQNNVHHLSTINNVLAYSSITGDATACDHQFSQLKQFICDAVEPYRTELHILLFPIFVHVYLEMLYNGHKSPAHKFHARHVTFFREDPENQDILDTLVKLNNREDVLTCKLVAEFRDHKYSLAFTQDTFDYLVRFLKADDNMIMLQIFNKHLKVEVKTDKCPVFECKPQNLQSEVNCKSADPHLPALTSANADKNPATDQVTKEMLLECIKSLQVLPPCLPSICFLAIATAHHSLSCASVSDDRKYVAGGFEDSSIRLWTLGGSIVRTPPSKMNPSRITLSADSLIYKDRDNVNNHYDDWSAAPDQCVVLRGHSGSIYNMCFLPDPDPVYLLSCSKDTTVRLWNLENCCNTVRYAGHNYPVWDIDVCRVSSMFVSGSCDRTAKLWSTDRIFPVRTFAGHTLDVSRVKFHPNGMYVATGSSDRSVRLWSINDGKCVRLMQGHRGTVLAMAFSPNGQYLATSGDDKKIRIWDLNTGNLFKEFRGHVDTVYSLTFCRDGSMLASGGLDSSIRIWDVRKEGDFSNARKFKRWHGEFKQGHALSKS, from the exons ATGTCTGTTGAGTGGAACAGTTTCGACTTTCTTCAGTATTTGAAGATGAAAAGgattaaaaatgaacaaattcAAATGTCGATGAGCAATTATTTAAAGAGACGACAGTATCCG GAGAGCTCCATTCCAGGCAAGAGGAATCACCAATACATCCAAGAACCCTCTGAATTGGTGTCCCAGAATAATGTCCACCATCTCTCGACAATAAACAACGTGCTAGCCTACAGTAGCATCACAGGAGATGCAACAGCATGTGACCATCAGTTCTCGCA aTTGAAACAGTTTATCTGTGATGCAGTAGAACCGTACCGAACAGAGCTACACATCCTGCTCTTCCCAATATTTGTACATGTCTACCTAGAGATGCTCTACAATGGTCACAAAAGTCCAG CTCACAAATTCCATGCCCGTCACGTGACTTTCTTCCGTGAAGATCCCGAGAATCAAGACATCTTGGATACTTTGGTTAAACTGAACAACCGAGAAGATGTTCTCACATGCAAGTTGGTTGCAGAGTTCAG GGATCACAAATACTCGTTAGCCTTCACTCAGGACACATTTGATTATTTGGTCCGGTTTTTAAAg GCTGATGATAACATGATCATGTTACAGATATTTAATAAACATCTAAAAGTTGAAG TGAAAACCGATAAATGTCCAGTGTTTGAATGCAAGCCACAAAATCTGCAGTCAGAGGTCAACTGCAAGTCAGCTGACCCTCACCTGCCGGCATTGACCAGTGCTAATGCGGACAAGAATCCAGCCACTGACCAAGTCACTAAAGAGATGCTACTGGAGTGTATAAAGAGCTTACAAGTCTTACCGCCATGCCTGCCTTCCATATGTTTTCTAGCGATTGCAACAGCTCATCACAG TCTCTCCTGTGCATCTGTCTCAGACGACCGGAAGTATGTGGCGGGAGGTTTTGAGGACTCATCCATTCGGCTCTGGACCCTTGGAGGTTCCATAGTAAGGACCCCACCTTCAAAGATGAACCCTTCGCGAATCACACTCTCTGCCGATTCCCTTATTTACAAGGATAGAGACAACGTCAATAACCATTACGATGACTG GTCAGCAGCACCAGACCAATGTGTTGTTCTTCGAGGTCATTCTGGGAGTATCTATAATATGTGTTTTCTACCAGACCCAGACCCCGTCTACCTACTCTCCTGTTCTAAAGATACAACAG TTCGTTTATGGAACCTAGAAAACTGCTGTAACACCGTTCGTTATGCTGGTCATAATTATCCTGTCTGGGACATTGATGTATG TCGAGTGAGCAGTATGTTTGTAAGTGGTTCATGTGATCGCACTGCCAAACTGTGGTCAACGGATCGAATCTTCCCTGTGCGTACCTTTGCCGGACACACATTGGACGTCAGC CGAGTAAAGTTTCATCCGAATGGTATGTACGTAGCTACTGGTTCAAGTGATAGGAGTGTCCGACTCTGGAGTATCAATGACGGCAAGTGTGTCCGACTAATGCAGGGTCATCGAGGAACGGTACTTGCCATGGCATTTTCTCCTAACGGGCAATATTTGGCCACCTCTG GGGATGACAAGAAAATCCGAATCTGGGATCTGAACACTGGTAATTTGTTCAAAGAGTTCCGTGGCCATGTAGATACGGTCTATTCTTTGACTTTTTGTCGCGATGGTTCTATGTTAGCATCAG gtgGTCTTGATTCCTCAATACGTATATGGGATGTCCGCAAAGAAGGTGACTTCAGCAATGCCAG AAAATTCAAGCGATGGCATGGTGAATTCAAGCAGGGACATGCACTGAGCAAAAGCTAG